The genomic stretch CGGCCTGCCGCCTGCCGAGCCGTTCCCGATCCCCGTCCACTCGGGTGACATCCGGGTGGACGTGCAGTCGGCGCTGGCCATGCTCGCGCCGGTGTGGGGCCTGAAACCGCTGCTGGACACCGACGAGCAGACGGCCCGCGACGAGCTGGCGCGGGCCGCGGTCATGGCGCTGTCGTACGTCGCGCAGTCGGCGCGCGGACAGGGCCTGCCGATGGTGCCGCAGAAGGAGATCGACAAGGCCGGGACCGTCGTCGAGCGCTTCATGAAGCGGTGGCGGGGCGAGCCGGACCCGAAGCACGTCGCGGCCGTGGACGCGTACTGGACCTCGGCGGCCGAGCACGGCATGAACGCGTCCACCTTCACGGCCCGGGTCATCGCCTCCACCGGCGCCGACGTGGCGGCGGCGCTGTCCGGCGCGGTGGGCGCGATGTCCGGGCCGCTGCACGGCGGGGCGCCGTCCCGGGTCCTCGGCATGATCGAGGAGATCGAGCGGACGGGTGACGCGACGGCGTACGTGAAGCGGGCGCTGGACCGCGGCGAGCGGCTGATGGGCTTCGGCCACCGGGTGTACCGCGCCGAGGACCCGCGGGCGCGGGTGCTGCGGCGCACGGCGCGCGAGCTGGGCGCGCCGCGCTTCGAGGTCGCGGAGGCGCTGGAGAAGGCCGCGCTGGAGGAGCTGCACAACCGGCGCCCGGACCGCGTTCTGGCGACGAACGTGGAGTTCTGGGCGGCGATCGTGCTGGACTTCGCGGAGGTCCCGGCGCACATGTTCACGTCGATGTTCACCTGTGCCCGTACGGCGGGCTGGAGCGCGCACATCCTGGAGCAGAAGCGGACCGGCCGCCTGGTCCGGCCGTCGGCCAAGTACGTGGGCCCGGGGCCACGCGGCCCCGAGTCGGTGGAGGGCTACACGCTGCCCGCGTAGGTGTCGGCTCCCCCGGCCGGGCGTTCCTGGCGCCGTACGGCGTCCTCGGTGACGGGCGTGAAGAGGTTGACCAGGTTGCCGTCGGGGTCCCGCAGCAGCAGGGAGCGGTTGCCCCACGGCATGGTCGTCGGGTGCTGGACGAAGGTGTGGCCGAGGGCGGACAGGCGGCGGTGTTCCGCGTCCACGTCCGGGACGCGGAACTCGATGATCACCGATCGGTTGGCGGCGGCCCGCGCGGTTCCCTCCCCGAACAGGGCGACCGTGCGGCTGCCGGCAATCGCCAGGGTGCAGGCGGGCGTGCGGAGTTCGGCGAATTCCGGGGTCGCCCATGCGGCCCGTACGCCGGTGACGCGCTCGTAGAACCCGACGAGGCGGGCGACGTCGTCGGTGATCACGCGGATGGAGACGAAGTTCATGGGTCCGGCTTTCTGGCGTGCGGAAGTGCGGGGGATACGCCCTGATCTGCGGGCTCGGCTCACGCTAGGCCCCATACCGGACAGGTTCCGCCCGGTATCCGCGGCAGACTTTCCGGGTGACCACTTCGACCACCGCCCGGGTGCTCGCCCTGCTGGAGATCCTCCAGGGCGGCGGCATCCGTACCGTTCCCGAGCTGGCCACCCGCCTCGGCGTCGACGAGCGCACCGTCCGCCGCTATGTCGGCCACCTGCTGGACCTGGACATCCCCGTCGACGCGGTGCGGGGCCGCTACGGCGGCTACCGGCTCGCCCCCGGCTACCGGATGCCCCCGCTGATGCTCACCGACGAGGAGGCATTGGCCGTACTGCTGGGCCTGCTCGCGGGACAGCGCGGCGGGCCGGGCGCCGTCTCGGCGGCGGCCGGTGAGAGCGCGGCGGCGAAGGTGCGGCGGGTGCTGCCGGTGGCCCTGCGGCGGCGGCTGGAAGCGCTGCTGGAGACGGCCGACTTCACCGACCGGCCCCGTCCCGCCGCCCCGCCGGAGGCGGCGGTGCTGCTCGAACTCGCCGAGGCCGTGCGCCGGCGGCGGCCGGTGGCGTTCGCGTACACCGACCGCGAGGGCCGCGGCAGTGCCCGTACGGTCCTGCCGTACGGGCTCGTGGCGCACTCCGGGCGGTGGTACCTGACCGGGGCCGGCCGGGACGGCGGGGAGATGCGGATCTTCCGGCTGGACCGGATCGCCTCGGTGCGCGTGCTGTCCGGTTCGTTCGACGTCCCGGACGGTTTCGACCCGGCGGCGACCGTCCTCGGCCATCTCGCGCGGACGCCGTGGAAACACGACGTGTCGCTGCGCGTCCGCGGCAGCGTCGAGCACCTGCGCGGGCACCTCCCGGCCGGGATCGCCGCCCTGTCCGACGACGGGCCCGACTGGGTCCGCGTCCGCATCCGGGCCGAGCGGCTGGAGTGGATCCCGCCCGTACTGGCGGCGCTGGACCGCCCGTTCGTCATCGAGCGCCCGGCGGCCCTGCGCGACCTTGTCCGCGCGCTGGCCGGCCGCCTCGGCTCGTACGCGGACACCGACGCCGACACCGACCCCGACACCGACGACCACCCCCGCTGACCCCCTTCACCCCCCGTTCAGCACGGTGTCCAGGATCCGCGCCCACTGCGTCACCACCCGCCGCCTGCGGGCCGTGTCGTCGGTGAGGAGCGTGGCGAGACCGAGGCCCCGGGACATGTCGAGCAGCCCCTGTACGGTCTCGCGGACGCCGGGGACCGACTCGTCGGCGCCCAGGAGGGCGACCGCCGTGCGGTGCGCCTCGCGGCCCACCCGGGCCTCCAGGGCGGTGACCCGGTCGCGCAGCGGCTCCTCGTCGGAGGCGGCCACCCACAGGTGGAGGGCGGCGCGGAAGAGGGGGCCCGTATAGAGGCCGACGATCTCCTCGACGACGATACGGGTGCGGGCCGGCGATCCGGTGGGCGGCAGGTCGTTCGCCACCGCCTTGAGCGCGCTCTGCCGCATTTCCGCGACGTGCTCGACGGCGGCCGTGAACAGGTCCTCGCGCGTGCGGAAGTGGTGCTGGGCGGCCCCCCGCGAGACGCCCGCGCGCTCCGCGACGACGGAGACCGTACTGCCGCTCCAGCCGTGCTCGGCGAGGCAGGAGACTGCCGCTTCCAGCAGGGCGCGGCGGGTGGCGCGGCTGCGTTCCTGCTGGGGTTCCTTGGCGGCGCGGGAGGAGGTCACCGTGCCCATGACGGTTCCCGGCGCTGGAGGAAGGCGGTCATGCCCTCGCGGGCCTCTTCGGAGGCGAAGAGGCGGGCGGAGGTCTCGGCGAGGGCCGCGGTGTCGCGGTCGAAGGTCCGCAGGACTTCGGCGGTGACCAGGGCCTTGGACTCCGCCAGGCCTTGCGGGGAGCCCTTGCGCAGCCCGGCCAGTACCGGTGCGAGGGCGGCGTCGGGGTCGTCGGCGGCCAGCGTCACCAGGCCGGTGCGGGCCGCTTCGGCGGCGTCGAAGCGTTCGCCGGTGAGGTAGTAGCGGGCGGCGGCCCGCGGGTCCATACGGGGCAGCAGCGGCATGGAGATGACGGCGGGGGCGAGGCCGAGGCGGGCCTCGGTGAAGGCGAAGGTGGCGCCGGGTCCCGCCACCGACACGTCACAGGCGCCGAGGAGGCCGAGGCCGCCCGCGCGGACGTGGCCGGTGACCTTGGCGACGACGGGCTTGGGCAGTTCGATGATCGTCCGCAGCAGACGGGCCAGACCGAGCGGGCCGGCGGCCGCGGTCCCGGCCCCGTCCGTCGCGTCCGTGGCCTCCGTGGCCTCCGTGGCCTCCGTGGCCTCCGTGGCCTCCGTGGCCTCCGTCAGGTCCGCTCCCGCGCAGAACGTCGTCCCGGTGTGGGTGAGCAGCACGGCGCGCGTCCCGGCGGACCCGGCCGCCGCCGCCAGCGCCGCGTGGAGCTCGCCCACCAGGCGCCGGGAGAGCGCGTTGCGGTTGTGCGGGGAGTCGAGGGTGAGGACGGTGACGCCCCGGTCGTGGGCGTGCCGTACCAGCGGTCCGTCCGGAGTGGCGTCCGGTGTGGCGTCGGTCATGGGGCCGTGGAACTCCTTTCCCTGGCGCGCAGTTCGCGCCGCAGGATCTTGCCGGTGGCGGCGCGGGGCACGAGGTCCGTGAACTCCACCCGCCGT from Streptomyces albofaciens JCM 4342 encodes the following:
- a CDS encoding citrate synthase 2, yielding MSDFVPGLEGVVAFETEIAEPDKEGGALRYRGVDIEDLVGKVSFGNVWGLLVDGSFNPGLPPAEPFPIPVHSGDIRVDVQSALAMLAPVWGLKPLLDTDEQTARDELARAAVMALSYVAQSARGQGLPMVPQKEIDKAGTVVERFMKRWRGEPDPKHVAAVDAYWTSAAEHGMNASTFTARVIASTGADVAAALSGAVGAMSGPLHGGAPSRVLGMIEEIERTGDATAYVKRALDRGERLMGFGHRVYRAEDPRARVLRRTARELGAPRFEVAEALEKAALEELHNRRPDRVLATNVEFWAAIVLDFAEVPAHMFTSMFTCARTAGWSAHILEQKRTGRLVRPSAKYVGPGPRGPESVEGYTLPA
- a CDS encoding VOC family protein codes for the protein MNFVSIRVITDDVARLVGFYERVTGVRAAWATPEFAELRTPACTLAIAGSRTVALFGEGTARAAANRSVIIEFRVPDVDAEHRRLSALGHTFVQHPTTMPWGNRSLLLRDPDGNLVNLFTPVTEDAVRRQERPAGGADTYAGSV
- a CDS encoding helix-turn-helix transcriptional regulator, encoding MTTSTTARVLALLEILQGGGIRTVPELATRLGVDERTVRRYVGHLLDLDIPVDAVRGRYGGYRLAPGYRMPPLMLTDEEALAVLLGLLAGQRGGPGAVSAAAGESAAAKVRRVLPVALRRRLEALLETADFTDRPRPAAPPEAAVLLELAEAVRRRRPVAFAYTDREGRGSARTVLPYGLVAHSGRWYLTGAGRDGGEMRIFRLDRIASVRVLSGSFDVPDGFDPAATVLGHLARTPWKHDVSLRVRGSVEHLRGHLPAGIAALSDDGPDWVRVRIRAERLEWIPPVLAALDRPFVIERPAALRDLVRALAGRLGSYADTDADTDPDTDDHPR
- a CDS encoding TetR/AcrR family transcriptional regulator; the protein is MGTVTSSRAAKEPQQERSRATRRALLEAAVSCLAEHGWSGSTVSVVAERAGVSRGAAQHHFRTREDLFTAAVEHVAEMRQSALKAVANDLPPTGSPARTRIVVEEIVGLYTGPLFRAALHLWVAASDEEPLRDRVTALEARVGREAHRTAVALLGADESVPGVRETVQGLLDMSRGLGLATLLTDDTARRRRVVTQWARILDTVLNGG
- a CDS encoding enoyl-CoA hydratase family protein; amino-acid sequence: MTDATPDATPDGPLVRHAHDRGVTVLTLDSPHNRNALSRRLVGELHAALAAAAGSAGTRAVLLTHTGTTFCAGADLTEATEATEATEATEATEATDATDGAGTAAAGPLGLARLLRTIIELPKPVVAKVTGHVRAGGLGLLGACDVSVAGPGATFAFTEARLGLAPAVISMPLLPRMDPRAAARYYLTGERFDAAEAARTGLVTLAADDPDAALAPVLAGLRKGSPQGLAESKALVTAEVLRTFDRDTAALAETSARLFASEEAREGMTAFLQRREPSWAR